The Danio aesculapii chromosome 8, fDanAes4.1, whole genome shotgun sequence genome window below encodes:
- the LOC130234306 gene encoding beta-microseminoprotein-like: MASLTLVLIVCAFVSLSDSCFFEPLQQGATSCTDSADNSTHQFETSWKTAKCIECYCSDAGMFCCETMATVINQTKGCVVEYNYNTCTFNVFDPDDPTFDCAYSAVEK, encoded by the exons ATG GCATCTTTGACATTGGTTCTAATAGTTTGTGCCTTTGTCTCTCTGAGTGATTCCTGTTTTTTTGAACCTCTACAACAAG GAGCTACAAGCTGTACGGATAGCGCCGACAATTCCACTCATCAATTTGAAACCAGTTGGAAAACCGCCAAATGCATCGAATGTTATTGCTCTGATGCTGGGATGTTTTGCTGCGAAAC GATGGCTACAGTGATAAACCAAACTAAAGGCTGTGTTGTGGAGTATAATTACAACACATGCACATTTAATGTGTTTGATCCAGATGACCCCACCTTCGACTGCGCCTATAGTGCTGttgaaaaatga